The following nucleotide sequence is from Microbacterium arborescens.
CTCGTGCGCGGCGAGGAGTTCATCGCTCAGCTGCGTCAGGTCGAGGACCAGTACCGATCGCTCTCGCGCGAGCTCACCCTCGAGGAATGGATGAAGCAGCCGCTCCGATCGACGGTGCTCGACAACCTCGCGCGTCTGACCTCCGCCCTGCAGTGATCCGTTCTGAGACGATGCGCGGTGACGCGACACTCTCGGGATGACGGAAGGATGAGATCATGACGACGACACGCACGACCGCGGCATCCGCTCTGCTGCTCCTCGCAGCACTCGCTCTCGCAGGCTGCGCCACGACTCCCGGTGGGGCCGCCCCCGGCGGCGCGCCATCCAGCGGGTCGGATGCCGGCTCGCCCGCGCCCTCGCAGGAGGCCGACGTCGAGGCTGCGTGGCTCGACGGCGGGCGTGCCGTCGGCCTCGTGACCTACGGCAGCTCGTCGTGCCAGCCGGTCGTCGGCGAGGTCTCGGCCTCCGGGCAGACGGTCACGGTCGAGCTGAGCGACCCCGAGGGTGCGGCGTGCACGCGTGACTACGTGCCGCGGGCGTCGTACGTCGGGCTGCCGGCGGGCATCGACCCCGCGCAGGACCTCGAGATCGTCGTGACCGGTGGGTACACCGGCGACGCCGACCTCGACGGGGTCGCGGGCCTCGAAGCACCGACGGGTGACGTGAACGACGAGATGATGCCGAGCGCCGGCTGGTTCGACGACGCGGGTCTCGTGCTACTGACCTGGGGTTCGTCGAGCTGCCCGCCCGTGTTCGAGTCCGTGGCCCTCGACGGCGACGCGGTGCGCGCCACCGAGGCGGCTGCAGCCGCCGACCAGGTGTGCACGATGGACTACGCGCCCCGGCTGAGCGTGCTCACGGTCGAGGGTGTATCAGACGATGCGCGCCCCGGCGAGATCGTGCTCGTCTCGCCCGCGGGCGACGAGCAGCGCGTCGCCGTCATCGGCTGATTCCGGCGCTCCTCGGGCGTCTCCCCAGTAGTCGGCGGACCCGACTACTGAGGGAACGCTGAGCGCGAATCCCCGCATACGGGTTCTGCTCACGAGCCTCTCGCACGCGTGCATCCCGCGGCTACAGTCCTCAGGACCTGAACCGTCCGCGTCGCGCCCGAGGAGCCCCCCATGACATCCGCACCCCCATCAGCAGAACGATCCCGGATGGACGGACCCGCCGAGCCGCACCGCCGTCGGCGGATGGCCCTGGCGCTCGCGGCGGGCGGCCTGGTGCTCGGCGTCGGTGCGATCGTCACCCTCGCCGTCTGGAACGACTCGGAGTTCGCCACGGGCACCTTCGGCGCAGGCTCGTTCGACCTGCAGGGCAGCACCGACGGGACGACGTTCACGAGCGATGCCGCAGCGCCCGGGAAGACCCTGACCTTCACGATCGACGCCGACACTCTCGCCCCCGACGATGTCGTCTACGCGCCGTTCGCCGTGCAGCTCTCAGACACGTCGACGAACGAGGCGGCCGTCACCGTCGAGAACGTCATCGGCGGAGCCATCGGCGACGACCTCACCTACTCGCTGTTCGTCGAGGACGACTTCGGCACGACGTGTTCGGCAGCCGCCCCGCCCACCGGTGCGGAGGTCGTCGCCGATCGCGCCGCCGACGTGACCGGAACCGTCGACGTCTTCGACCTCACTGCCGCAGGGGCCCCGGTGAACCTCTGCTTCGTCGTGACGGCCGGTGCAATCGGGCAAGGCGAGGCCGGAACGATCACATGGGAGTTCGCGGGCACGTCGGGCGACCCGCTGCCCTGATTCCGCGGATGCAGACGAGACGCGACGCGCGGCGTCGGTGGCGGCGCCGGCGCGTGCTGGCGGTTCTCGCGGCGGGGACCGTGCTCGGGGTCGGCGCGGCCTCGACGATCGCGGCCTGGACCGACAGCGAGGTGGCCACCGGGGCGTTCGTCGCGAGCGTGTTCGACACGCAGTCGCAGACGGCCGGATCGCCGACCTACGCCAGCCACGCGACCACCGCGAACGCGGCGACCCTGACCTTCTCGGGCGGCGCGCTCTCGCCGGGCGCACTGGCGCAGGCCTGGATCAACGTGCGCACGTCTCCCACCTCGACTGTCGGAGGCACGGTCTCGTTGACGGCCGCGACCGCGACCGGCGGGCTGGCGTCGGCGCTCGAGTACCGCGCAGTGCGCCTGAGCGCCGCCGTTCCGACGGCCACGTGCAACGCGGCCGCCTTCACCTCGGGAACGCCGGTCTTCATCGCCGGCGGGGCGTCGACCTACATCCCGGTCACCACCGTTCCGAGCAGCGTCGTCGCGAACCCGATCGACGCAGCGGGAGCTCAGCTCGGCTTCTGCGTCGAGGTGCGCATCCAGCCCGGCGCCGCCAACACCTTCCAGGGCACATCCGGCACGGTGACGTGGACCTTCACGGGGACGTCGGCGAGCTGAGAGCGGGCGTGAGATGAGTTCCTCGACCCTCCCACCGTCCACGCGGGCGGCGACCCGTGCCGAGGCGCGGACGGCACGAGTCGCCGCCCCGCGGCGTGGCCGCCTCTCGCGGGTCGGTGACATCGCCCTCGTCGTGGCGGCGGCGGCGGGAGCGCTCTGCATCGTGCTGGCCATCGCGGCGGCCGTCTTCGACGTGCGTGTGACGCTGTTCAGCACCGGCTCGATGTCGCCGACGATCCCCGCCGGCGCGGCCGCCGTCGCCCGCGGCATCCCGGCTTCGGAGGTTCGCGTAGGTGATGTCGTGACCGTCGAACGCGCGGGCAAGCTGCCGATCACGCACCGCGTCACGAGCGTCGCCGGGGTGCCGGAGGGTGATCCCGAGGCGCGCCGGATCACGATGCGCGGTGATGCGAACGCGGTCGAGGACCCGTTCCCCTACGACGTGGAACGCGTTCGCATCGTGATGTTCTCCATCCCGGGGGCCGCACCTCTGATCGCCGCCGGTGCGACGCCGCCCGTCATGGTCGGGGTGACCGTGGCGGCGACGGTGCTCGTCGTGGCGGTCTTCTGGCCCAGGCGGGGCCGCGGAAGACCTCGGCGGCGGCCCGCATCCGCGCGGAGGGGTCGAACGTGAGACCGCGCCGCACCCGTGGCCGTGGCCGGTTCGTCGCCGCCGGACTCATGCTCGCGGGGTGTGCGGCCGCGGGGTTGCTCGCCCCGATCACGACCGATGCGGCTTGGGTCGACGCCGAGGTGGCCTCCTCGGCGACGCTCTCGGCGATCACGGTGACCTCGCCCGGGGCGGTCCGGTGCGTGCAATCCGGGCTGCTCGTGCCCGCGGTCGTCGGGTGGAACGCCGCACCGACGGGAGGGAACATCGCCGGATACCGGTGGACGCTCGTGGGAGCGGCGAACCGCTCGGGAACCCTGCCGGCCACGGCGACCTCGGTGTCGCTCTCGCCCAGCCTCGTCGAGGTCGGTTCCTCGGTGTTCACCCTCTACGCGGTCGGCCCCGGCGGCTGGGAGCGTGCCGCCACGAACACCGCGACGATCGGCTTCCTCTCCGTCGCGGTCGGTCTCACGTCGTCCTGCGCGGCGTGATCAGGCCATCGTGTCGAGGATGCCGGTGAGGTCGTCGTACGTCGTACGCGGGTTGAGGATCGCGAAGCGTGCGTTCGTCCGTCCCGCGTGGCTGCTCGGGGTGACGAAGGCGTGCTGGCGCTCGAGCAGGTCCGACGACCAGCGGGCGTAATCGGACCGCTCCCACCCGACCCGCTCGAAGACGACGACGCCGAGCTGCGGCCGGCGGACGAGCGTCAGTTCGGGGCGGCGTTCGATCTCAGCGGCGATGCGCTCCGCGAGCTCGATCGACCGGGTGATCGCGTCGCGGTACACATCGGTGCCGTAGGTCGCGAGCGAGAACCACAGGGGAAGACCGCGCGGCCGGCGCGTGAGGTGCACGGCGTAGTCGGACGGGCTCCAGTCGGAGGTCTCGGTGAGCGTGTCGAGATACTCGGCGTGCTGCGTGTGGGCGCGCCGCCCGAGTTCGGGGTCGCGGTAGATGAGCGCGCACGCGTCGAACGGGGCGAAGAGCCACTTATGGGGGTCGACGATCACGGAGTCGGCGTTCTCGACACCGGCGAATCGATGGCGCGCGACCGGTGAGAGCATCGCCGCGAGACCGTACGCGCCGTCGACGTGCAGCCAGACGCCGTGTTCGCGCGTGACCGCCGAGACCGATGCGATGTCGTCGACGATGCCGAAATTGGTCGACCCGGCGGTCGCGACGACGGCGAAGACGCTCTCGCCGTGCTCCGCGAGCGCGGCGCGCACCGCCTCGCCCCGCAGCACTCCGTCTTCGGCGACGGGGACCGCCACGACCTCGACATCCATGACCCGCGCGGCCGACGCGATCGACGAATGCGCCTCTGCGCTGCACACCACGCGCCAGCGGTCGGGACGGATGCCGCGGGCGCGTGCGGTCTCGCGTGCCGCGACGAGCGCCGAGAGGTTGCCGAGCGTGCCGCCCTGCACGAAGACGCCCCCCGCGCTCGCGGGCAGCCCGAATTCATCGGCGAGCCAGCGCAGCACCTCGTTCTCGGCGTGAACCGCGCCGGCGCCCTCGAGCCAGGATCCGCCGTAGAGTGCGCTCGCCGAGACGACGAGGTCGAACGCGGCGGCGGCCTTCGAGGGCGCGCTGGGGATGAACGAGAGGTAGCGCGGGTCGTCGGTCGAGATGCACGACGGGGCGAGGATGTGCTCGAAGACCCCGATGGCCTTGCGGGCGCCGATGCCCTCGGCGTCGATCGTGCGGCCGGCCAGTCGGCGCAGCTCGGACGGCGGCAGGGGCTTGTCGAGCGGCGTGTCCTCGGCGAGGAGCCGGCCGCGCGAGTACTCCAGCACGAGATCGACGATCGCGCGGGTCTCGTCGGTGACGTCGTGCATACGGGCGGGGAAGCGCTCGGTCATGGGTCCTCCTTGCGTCGAGGGTAGTTCTGTCGGGGCGGTTCGGGACAGGCTGGTGCCCCGACGGGGTCAGCGAAGCGGCGGCGTGCGCGGCGGCGCGACCCGGCGGGGAGCGAGCGCTTCGACGGCCGCGCCGAGGCGGAGCAGCGCGTTGTCGTCGTACGCGCGCCCGGCGATCGTCAAACCGACCGGCATCCCGATGTCGGGGAGGATCCCCATCGGAACCGTCACGGTCGGGATGCCGAGGTGGCGGACGGCGAGGTTGCCGTTGGCGATCCAGGTGCCGTTGCGCCAGCCGAGGTCGGCGGAGGCGGGGTTCACGTCCATGTCCGCGCGAGCGACGTCGGCGACGGCGGGAAAGGCGACGGCGTCGAGGCCGGCGGCATCCATCCATTCCTCGAGGTCGACGCGCCGGGTCTCCTCGAGGCCGCGGAGACCGGCCTCGAGCTGCGGGATGTCGTTGAGCGCCGTGTCGGGGTGGGACCGGATCCAGTCGGGGTACTCGGCGATGTCGTCGTCGAACCCGTCGTACCGGTCGGGCAGCGCGCCGTCGGGCTGCGGGAAGATCCGCGTGCCGTCGACACCTGCGAGCCCCGGGAGAGCGGGGTCGCCATTGGCGCGGAGGAAGTCGTCCCACGCCCACGCCGACAGATCGACGATCTCGCGGCGCAGATACTCGGCACTCACGCGGCCGTTCGTCGCGATGGAGCCCGCGCCCGGCCGGTCGTTCTCGTAGCGCGACACGACGGGGAAGTCTGTCTCGACGACCTCGGCTCCGGCAGCTTCGAGGTCGTCGCGCAGTGCGTGCCACAGTGCGATCACCCCCGGCCGCGTCTCGATGCGCCGCCCCGTGGGCCCGCCGATGCCGGGTTCGGCCGCGGTGCCGGCATCCGGATCGGCGCCGATGTACATCCGCGGGACGCCGATGCGCCGCCCGGCCAGGGTTTCGCGGGCAGCGGCGGGGTTCGCGACGGCGAGGTCGCGGTAGCTGGGCGGGCGGACGGCCGAGGCAGCGGGGATCGCGACCCAGGGCTGCATCCGCCAGAAGTCGCCGCGGCGGTCGGAATCGTCGGCGACGATCACGTCGAGCACGGCGAGCAGATCGGCCATCGTGCGGGTGTGCGGCACGACGACATCCATCGTCGGGACGAGGGGCCAGTTGCCGCGCACCGAGATCACCCCGCGCGAGGGCGTGTAGGCGCACAGGGCGTTGTACGAGGCCGGCCCGCGCCCGCTCGACCACGTCTCCTCGCCGAGTCCGAAGGCGGCGAAGCTCGCGGCGGTGGCCGTGCCCGATCCGTTCGACGACCCCGACGCGAACGGGGCGGTCAGATAGTCGGCGTTGTACGGGCTCTCGGCCCGCCCGTAAAGACCGCGCTGCATGCCGCCGTTGGCCATCGGGGGCATGTTGGTCAGGCCGAGGCAGATGGCCCCGGCATCCCGCAGCCGCTCGATCGTGAACGCGTCGCGCTGCGCGACGAGGTCGGCGAAGGCGGGGCTTCCGGCGGCGGCAGTCAGGCCGCGGACCAGGTAGCTGTCCTTCGCGGTGTAGGGGATGCCGTCGAGCGGGCCGCGGCTCTGACCGCGGGCACGACGGTCATCGGATGCGCGGGCTTCGGTGAGGGCGTCGGGGTTGCTGACGACGACTGCGTTGAGCGCCGTGGCGGTGTCGGGGCCGTCGTAGGCGTCGATGCGGGCGAGGTAGGCCTCGACGAGCTCGACCGCGGTGGTCTCGCCGCTCGCGAGCGCCGCCCCGAGCCCGGCGATCGTGGCCTCGCTGACCTCGATCACCGGTCGGTCCCTGTATGCGAGTCGACGGGGGAGGGTGCGGGGAGAGCGGGCTGCTGCTGCGTGATGCAGTGGATGCCGCCGCCGCGGGCGAAAAGCGGGCGGACGTCGACCGTCACGACGCGGCGGCCGGGGTAGGCATCGGCGAGGATGCCGCGGGCCCGGTCGTCCGCCGCCGGGTCGCCGAACCCGCACGCGACGACCCCGCCGTTGACGACGAGGTGGTTGACGTAGCTGAAGTCGACGAAGCCCTCGTCGTCGCGCAGCTGGGCGGGTCCGGGCAGGTCGACGATCTCGAGGCCCCGGCCCGCGGCATCCGTCGCGGCCTCGAGGGCGGCGCGGATCTCGGGCATGACGGCGTGGTCGGGGTGCGCAGGGTCGGACTGCGCGTGCAGCAGCACCCGGCCGGGGGCCGCGAACGTCGCGACGATGTCGACGTGGCCGTTGGTGCCGAACTCGTCGTAGTCGCGCGTCAGCCCACGTGGCAGCCAGATGGCCGTGTCGGCGCCGATCGTGCGGAGCATCTCTGCCTCCACGCGGGCGCGATCGGCGAAGGGGTTGCGGCGCGGGTCGAGCTGGACGGTATCGGTCAGCAGCACCGTGCCGGCGCCGTCGACGTGGATGCCGCCGCCCTCGTTGACGAGCATCGAGCTGACGAGCTCCGCTCCGACGTGAGCCGCGATGATGCGGGCGTGCTCGGCGGAGAGTCGCCAATCCGCCCAGTCGGGGGCGCCCCAGCCGTTGAAGATCCAGTCGACCGCGCCGAGGACGCCCGGCCGCTCGTCATCGAGCACGAAGGTGGGGCCGTGGTCGCGCATCCAGAACTCGTCGACCGGCGTCTCGTGCTGCTCGATCCCGCTGCCGAGCAGATCGCGCGCCCGTGCGGTCTCGGTCGGATCGACGAGCATCGAGACCGGCTCGAACTCGGCGACGGCGCGGGCGACGGCGGTCCAGGCGGCGTACCCCTCCGCGCGGTCGGCGTCAGTCTCTCCCAGGGTGAGCCCGACGCGCGGGAACGCCATCCAGGTGCGCTCGTGCGGCGCGGACTCGGCCGGCATCCTCCAGGGCATCGCGGTCCTCCGAGGTCTAGTTGATCAGTTGATCAATTTCTCGGAAGCGTACAGACTGGCGGGCATGGCGTCAAAGGATTCCGCGGGGCGAGCGCGACTGAGCGGAGAGCAGCGCCGCGCGCAGATCGCCGCCGCCGCCGAGAGCATCGCGCGCGAGCAGGGGCTCAGCGCGGTGACCCTGCGCGCGGTCGCGGCGTCGGTGGGAGTCGGGTCGGCGCTGGTCGCCCACCATGCGCCGAGCATGGACGACGTCGTCGCCGCAGCCTTCGAGACGATCGTCGCCGCCGAGTTGCGCGACCTCGAACACCTCCGCGCGGGCAACCCCGATTCCGTGGTGCTGGTACGCGAGCTGCTGCGCACGCTCCTCGACGGCAGCCGCTCCGACGTCACGCTCGTGTGGGTGCAGTCGTGGGCGCTCGGCCGTCGCAACGAAGCGCTCGCCGAGCGGGTGCGCACGCAGATGGACGCCTGGACGGCCTTCCTCGAAGGCATCATCCGCGACGGCGTGCGCACCGGCACGTTCCGGGTCGACGACCCCGCGGCCGTCGCGGCCCAAGTGCTCGGGATGATCGACGGGCTCAACGCCCACGCTCTCGTGTCGTGGCGCGACGCCGACTCGCGCATCCGCCTGATGTCGACGGCGGTCGAGGCGCTGCTCGGGCTGCGCGCGGGAGACCTCGTGGCGCGGTGACCGGGACCGCTTTCACAGGGGGCGGCGATTCTCAACCCGTCGGCGCGGGAAGCGCATGGCCCCTACGGTGGGATCACGCGAGCGAGGGAGCACAGCCATGGCACATCGAGCACTCGTCCTGACCGGATCGGGGCGGTACGCCGACCCGTGGCATCCGTTCGCCGAGGTCGGTGCGCAGGTCGCCGACATCCTCCGTCACCGTGATTGGGAAGTCGCCGTGTCGGACGACGTCGATCAGGGCATGGCGAACCTCGACGGCTACGACCTCGTCGCGGTCTGCGCGGGCGATCCGTGGCGCGGCGGAAGCAGCCTGACGCGGGGCGCCCCGCCGTCCTCGGTCGCGGGCTTCGCCGCGGCGCTCGAGCGCGGCATCGGCGTGCTGGCGGTGCATTCGGCGGTGTCGTCGCTGCGCGACTATCCGGAGTGGGCACCCGCGCTGGGCGCCATCTGGCTGCCCGAGCTCTCGTTCCACCCCGAGGCGGGTGAGATGACGGTCCAGGTCGAGCCGGATGCCGTGCCCGTCGAGGTTCCCACCACCTTCCACACCCACGACGAGCGCTACTGCGCGCTGCAGCGGCTCGGGCACCGGACCGTCGTGGCGTGGCACGAGGGCGATGGCGCGAAGGAGGCCGCGGCGTGGGTCCGGGAGTACGGTGGCGGCCGCATCGCGGTCGACGTGCTTGGTCACGACGCTCGCGCCTTCGAGGCCTCGGGGCACCGCACGCTCGTCGCCGCTCTGGCGGCCTGGGCGGTCGCGAGCAGCTGATCCGGGAACCCGTGGATCGGACGCGTCAGCGAAGCGCGGCGCGATACCTCTCGACGACGACCGCCGCGACCGCGTCGTCGGGGGCGAGCGGCTCGGTCACGATGTCTGCTCCGGCGTTCGCGATCACGCCCGCGAAGTGTCCGGGGGCGAGGACGTAGCTCGCGGCGAAGACGCGCGTCGCACCTGTCGCGCGCGCGGCCTCGACCGCCACGCCGATGCGGATGCCGGCGCCCGCGGCGAAGCCCACCGACACCGGCATACCCAGATGGGCGGTCAGCAGCTCCGCCATCGCCATGACGTCGACCTCGGCCGCCGGGTCGGACGATCCCGCCGCCGCGAGCACGACTGCTTCGTCGCCGGGGGCGGCGTCGCCCGCGGCCAGGCCGGCGGCGCGCAGCCGCTCGGCGAGCAGACCAGCCAGCAGGTCGTGCGGTCCCAGGGCGGGGGTCGCGACGCACGGGCCGGGGGCCGCCGCGACCGCGCGTGCGATGTCGACCCGCGTGTGGAAGCCGGTGGAGAGCAGCAGTGGCACGACGACGGATGCCGCCCCCGGGGGCACGCCCGCGACGACGGTGTCGATCTCGGGCTCCTGCACGTCGACGAACGCCTCCTCGACCTGCACCCCGGGGAGCATCTCGCGCACCCGCGAGACGACCCCGGCGATCGCGGCCCGGCCCTCGAGGGAGCTCGTGCCGTGGGAGCAGGCGATGAGGACCGGGGTCATGGCGTCGTTCCCGTCGTCGTGAGGTCGAGTCGATACCCGCGTTTGACGACCGTCCGGATGAGGCCGGGGCACCCGAGCGCTTCGCGCGTGCGGGCGATCGCGACGTCGAGGGCGTGGTCGCCGGCGCTCGAACGCGGCAGCGACCGCTGCAGATCGGTGCGGCTCACGACGCCACCCGCCGCGGCGAAGAGTGCTTCGAGGATGAGGGCTGAGGTCGGTGAGAGCGGGATCACGCGCCCGTCGAGGACGGCGGCCGAGCTGCGCAGCTCCAGTCGTCCGGCCGGGGTGAGAAGCGAGGGCGCGTGGCCGCCGCCGAAATGGGTGACGACGGCGCGGACGAGCGAGCCCAACCGCCCGCGTTCGGCGATCAGAGGTTCCGCTCCGGCGCCGCGGAGGGGGGCTGCGGTGATCGGCCCGACGGCCGCGAGAAGCAGCCTCCGGCCGTGCGCCCGCTGGACGATGTCGTCGAGGACGCCTTCCCGGCGGGCGGTTGCGATCCATTCCGCCGCGCCCGGCGCGGAGGTGAAGAGCACGGCGTCGACCTCGCCCTGTGCGGTCGCGACGACCGAGCGCGCGACGGCCGCCGGGTCGGGCGGCGGCCCCCACCGGTACACCGTGAGGCTGACGACGTCTGCGCCCGCACCGGTGAACAGCTCGTCGAGGCCGTCGGCTCCCGAGCCGTGATGCTGCACCGCGACGCGGCGACCGCGCACGCCTTCGGCGAGCAGGAACTCGCCGAGCTCGCCCGAGGTCTCCGACTCGGCGACCCAGTCGGCCAGGAGGCCCGCTTGCTGGATCGCACCGCGCGCTTTGGGCCCGCGGGCGACGATCTGGGCGCCGGCGAAGGCGTCGTGCAGATCGTCGAGGAGCCCTGCTTCGTCGGCGGCCTCCATCCACCCCCGGAATCCCACGCCTGTCGTCACGACGACGACATCCGGCGGATCTGCGATCAGCGAGTGCGTCGCCGAGATGAGCGCCTCGTCGTCGATGTGCGGCACGATGCTCAGCGCCGGCGCGTGTCGCACGCTCGCCCCGTGCCGCTCGAGCGCCGTCGCGAGCTCGTTCGAGCGCCGATCGACGGCGATGACGATCGTGCAACCACCGAGAGCGGCCGAGAGTGCGGGACGGACGGACTGATTCACCGGGTGACGCGCTCCCGTTCTCCAGCGTGCGCGAGCAGCAGGCCCGGTCGGGCGACCTCGCCGATCACGATGACCGCGGGATTCGCGACACCGGCGGCTGCGGCATCCGCGAGCACCGTCGCGAGCGTCGATCGGGTCGTGCGCTGCTGCGGCGTGTGCCCCCGCTCGACGATGGCGACCGGACGCTCGGCAGGAGCGCCCGCGGCCCGCGCGGCCTCGACGATGCGCGGCAGCGCGGCGACGCCCATCAGGAAGACGGTCGTGATCGCGTCGTCGCCGAGCGCCGCCCGTGTCGACGGCGTGATCGGCCCCTGGCCGTTGGCGACGTGGAGCCCGCCCGAGACGCCGCGGTGGGTGACCGGGATGCCGGCGGCTTGCGGCACCGAGACGATGCTCGTGAGGCCGGGGACGACCTCGACCGGGATGCCGGCCGCGTGGCAGGCCGCGACCTCCTCGCCACCGCGGCCGAAGACGAACGGATCGCCGCCCTTGAGGCGCACGACGCGTTTGCCGGCGCGGGCATGAGCGACCAGCAGGACGTTGATCTCGTCCTGCGTCACCGGGTGGTGGCCGGGCTGCTTGCCGACGTCGATGACCTCGACACCGGGCTCGAGCTCGTGAAGGACGTCGACGGGGCCGAGCCGGTCGGCCACGACGACATCCGCTTCGGCGAGGAGGCGCCGGCCCCGCACGGTCATGAGGTCGGCCGGACCCGGGCCGCCGCCGACGAGATCGACCCGGCCACCGCCGCGGCGGCGTCGGCGCAGCGGCAGCATCCCGGCACGCAGCGCGGCGGCGATCGCGTCGCGCAGGCGCACCGCGCGTCGCGGGTCGACGCCCGCGTCCGAGGCGACCCCCACTATGACGTCGCCACTGCGGGTCTCGGCCGCCAGCCGCGCCGAGCCGTGCGCCCCGTCGGAGGTGTTCACGCAGAAGACGCGGTCCGATTCGCACCACGCCGCGACCGCGGCATCCACCTGGGGGATGCCGGTAGCCGTGTGCACGAGCCACGCGTCGGCGATATCGTCCCGCCGCACGTCGCGCGGCAGCCAGGTGAGGCCGTGCGCGGTCACGACATCCCGCATGGCGTCGCCGAGGGCGGGGGAGACGACCCGGACGTCCGCTCCTTCGTCGAGGAACCGGCCGATCCGCCGGGCGGCGACAGCCCCGCCGCCGACGAAGACGACGCGACGGCCGGTGAGCGAGAGCCCGAGCATCGTGGTCATGCCGCACCTCCGTCGCGGATGAAGATGGTGCCTTCGCCATTTACGGCCACCGGCCAGACCGGCAGCATCCGCTGCTCCTTGCCCTGGGTGTCGAGGCATGCGCCCGTCCGCAGGTCGAAGACCTGCTTGTACATCGGCGACGCGACCGTGGGCGCGTCGCCGCGGGTGCCGACGATCCCGCGCGACATGACGTTCGCGCCGCTGTACGGGTCGAGGTTGGCCGTCGCGTGAACACGACCGTCGTGCAGGAGGAACAGGGCGATCTGCCGGTCTCCGAGCAGCGCCGCACGGCCACGCTCGACCTCGAGGTCGTCGAGCCGGCACACCGCCGTCCACGCCGAGCTGCGGCTCTGCGCGCGCAGCGCGCTGTCGATCTCGCTCACCGTGTCGTCCACCAGGGTCATCGCCGCACCTCCAGGGTCGTGCCGGCGATGAGCACGCGGTCTTCCGTGCGTTCGTCGGCGGTCGCGGGCCGCGGCTGACCTCGCTCGACGGTGTACGCCAGCGAGGGGTCCGGCGTCGTCGGCGCGTTGACGAACGACGCGAAACGCCGCAGCTTGTCGGGGTCGGCGAGGGTCGCCGCCCACTCGTCCTCGTAGGCGTCGATGTGGCGCGCCATCGCGGCATCCAGATCGGCGCAGATCCCGAGCGCGTCGTCGAAGATGACGGCGCGCAGACCGTCGATCCCGCCCTCGAGGTCTTCGAACCACGGAGCGGTGCGCTGCAGCCGGTCGGCCGTCGAGATGTAGTACATCAGGAAGCGGTCAATCGTCGTCAGGAGGGCGTCGTCGTCGAGGTTCTCGGCCAGCAGCACCGCGTGACGCGGAGTGAACCCGCCGTTTCCGCCGACATAGACGTTCCACCCGGTCTCGGTCGCGATCACCCCCACGTCCTTCCCGCGGGCCTCGGCGCATTCGCGGGCGCATCCCGAGACCCCGAGCTTGAACTTGTGGGGAGCGCGCAGTCCGCGATACCGCAGTTCGAGGCGCACCGCCATGCCGACGGAGTCCTGCACCCCGTACCGGCACCAGGTCGACCCCACGCACGACTTCACGGTGCGCAGCGACTTGCCGTACGCGTGACCCGACTCGAAGCCGGCCTCGACGAGTCGCCCCCAGATCGCCGGCAGCTGTTCCAGCCGGGCCCCGAAGAGGTCGATCCGCTGGCCGCCGGTGATCTTCGTGTACAAGTTGAAGTCCTGGGCGACCTGCGCGATCACGAGCAGCTTCGCCGGGGTGATCTCGCCGCCCGGGATGCGGGGGACGACGGAGTAGCTGCCGTCCTTCTGCATGTTCGCCATGACGTGATCGTTCGTGTCCTGCAGCGTTGCGTTCTCGCCGTCGAGCACGTGACGGCCGGTGAGGGTCGACAGGATGCTGGCGAGCGCGGGCTTGCAGATGTCGCATCCGCGCCCCGCGCCGAAGCGCTCGATCACGGCGCTGAACGTCGTCAGACCCGACACCCGCACTGCGTCGAAGAGCTGCCGGCGCGACAGGTCGAAGTGCTCGCAGAGGGCGTTGCTGACGGTCGCCCCCGA
It contains:
- a CDS encoding TetR/AcrR family transcriptional regulator, translated to MASKDSAGRARLSGEQRRAQIAAAAESIAREQGLSAVTLRAVAASVGVGSALVAHHAPSMDDVVAAAFETIVAAELRDLEHLRAGNPDSVVLVRELLRTLLDGSRSDVTLVWVQSWALGRRNEALAERVRTQMDAWTAFLEGIIRDGVRTGTFRVDDPAAVAAQVLGMIDGLNAHALVSWRDADSRIRLMSTAVEALLGLRAGDLVAR
- a CDS encoding ThuA domain-containing protein, translated to MAHRALVLTGSGRYADPWHPFAEVGAQVADILRHRDWEVAVSDDVDQGMANLDGYDLVAVCAGDPWRGGSSLTRGAPPSSVAGFAAALERGIGVLAVHSAVSSLRDYPEWAPALGAIWLPELSFHPEAGEMTVQVEPDAVPVEVPTTFHTHDERYCALQRLGHRTVVAWHEGDGAKEAAAWVREYGGGRIAVDVLGHDARAFEASGHRTLVAALAAWAVASS
- a CDS encoding sirohydrochlorin chelatase, with the protein product MTPVLIACSHGTSSLEGRAAIAGVVSRVREMLPGVQVEEAFVDVQEPEIDTVVAGVPPGAASVVVPLLLSTGFHTRVDIARAVAAAPGPCVATPALGPHDLLAGLLAERLRAAGLAAGDAAPGDEAVVLAAAGSSDPAAEVDVMAMAELLTAHLGMPVSVGFAAGAGIRIGVAVEAARATGATRVFAASYVLAPGHFAGVIANAGADIVTEPLAPDDAVAAVVVERYRAALR
- a CDS encoding uroporphyrinogen-III synthase, with translation MNQSVRPALSAALGGCTIVIAVDRRSNELATALERHGASVRHAPALSIVPHIDDEALISATHSLIADPPDVVVVTTGVGFRGWMEAADEAGLLDDLHDAFAGAQIVARGPKARGAIQQAGLLADWVAESETSGELGEFLLAEGVRGRRVAVQHHGSGADGLDELFTGAGADVVSLTVYRWGPPPDPAAVARSVVATAQGEVDAVLFTSAPGAAEWIATARREGVLDDIVQRAHGRRLLLAAVGPITAAPLRGAGAEPLIAERGRLGSLVRAVVTHFGGGHAPSLLTPAGRLELRSSAAVLDGRVIPLSPTSALILEALFAAAGGVVSRTDLQRSLPRSSAGDHALDVAIARTREALGCPGLIRTVVKRGYRLDLTTTGTTP
- the cobA gene encoding uroporphyrinogen-III C-methyltransferase yields the protein MTTMLGLSLTGRRVVFVGGGAVAARRIGRFLDEGADVRVVSPALGDAMRDVVTAHGLTWLPRDVRRDDIADAWLVHTATGIPQVDAAVAAWCESDRVFCVNTSDGAHGSARLAAETRSGDVIVGVASDAGVDPRRAVRLRDAIAAALRAGMLPLRRRRRGGGRVDLVGGGPGPADLMTVRGRRLLAEADVVVADRLGPVDVLHELEPGVEVIDVGKQPGHHPVTQDEINVLLVAHARAGKRVVRLKGGDPFVFGRGGEEVAACHAAGIPVEVVPGLTSIVSVPQAAGIPVTHRGVSGGLHVANGQGPITPSTRAALGDDAITTVFLMGVAALPRIVEAARAAGAPAERPVAIVERGHTPQQRTTRSTLATVLADAAAAGVANPAVIVIGEVARPGLLLAHAGERERVTR
- the nirD gene encoding nitrite reductase small subunit NirD: MTLVDDTVSEIDSALRAQSRSSAWTAVCRLDDLEVERGRAALLGDRQIALFLLHDGRVHATANLDPYSGANVMSRGIVGTRGDAPTVASPMYKQVFDLRTGACLDTQGKEQRMLPVWPVAVNGEGTIFIRDGGAA